TTCCATCTTAAAAATCTACCTAGATAAATTCCAAAGCCACAAAGTATAAATACGCCTATGATAACATAAGAAATATATTGAGGTCTCAATTTTAAAATGAGAAGCTTTTGCATATCACTTACCGTTAAGTACATTATAAATAACGCATACCACACAAAGGCTATAAGCATTAAGATATCGTACCAAATAACATCTGGGGAGCTATGTTGCAAGTGCTGTAGATCACTTATTAAATAAGGTGTATTAGGTAAAAACAATAACCATATCATTGCTATAGGAATCCATTTCCAGCTAGATTGCATCCATTGTTCTTTTGATATTAAAAGTAGCGAGCAAGCATAAGGTATAAAGGCAAGAAATAGGTTCCATATCAAGAAGAGAAAGAAGAAGGATCCTGTCATCTTAATGCGTATCGCAAGTAAAATGAAGCATAGTAAAAGACCTCCTATGGGAATATAGAATTCTCTAAGTTTGGGGATGATAATTTTTTCCATGACTATAGAGAATTAAGAACAATTGCGCCACATGCAAAAGCTAGCGGAATATTTAATAGCATAATAATTAGTGTCAAAAAATGCTCTGGAAGCTCATTGCGATGAGTCACAGCACTAAAAAGCACGCATACGAGAACAATAAGATGTACTGGAAGCGTAGGAATTAAATGATAAATACCTATGATGGCAATTTGGGTGCTTCCTGTTACAAAGAATACAATCACAAATAAGATTCCAAGACAAGCACTAAATGCTGCCAGTTTAAGTGCAAATCGATTAATAGCGTGTTCTGGTATCGGTAATTTCATAAGTTGACGTGTTTGGATGTAGTAAGCCTAAAAGTGTTTTGGATTGCCAGGTTTCTCGAGATAATGAAGATTGCCATTGCTCATAGCGATGTTGAATACTTGTACGATTCATAGGTTTTTCTGGGTGCGCTTTCGCGAAAGCGTATAAAATATCTCCATTGCTACTCCTCATAGAAAGTAAATAGGAAATGTCTGGAGTACCTACTTCGTGCAGATTATACGTAGTAATCGCACGATCCCAATTAAAACTTGAGATGATAATAAGAAGTATAAAAGCTGCGCGGGTATTTGATTTGAGCATAAATAGAAGATTGTGTTTACGAGCAATTTTTACATAAGTAGTAACCATTCCAGAAATGCAAAGCGTGAGATAAATAAATACACCTATTCTCTTATAAGTAAGTCCAAAACCACTGCTGTACATATAATTCTTATAAGCAGTAAGTAATATAATCACGATGTTAAGCGCAATCCATACATAGGTAAAATGCCTTAGTGTCTCACTTTTTTTGTAAAAATTGAGTTCACCTCTAAAGAGAATTAATATAGTAGTAATCGCAATAATAATGGAAGTAACAAGTGCACTCACGCCATCGTGTACCGTGGTAGAAAGTGTCGCTGCATCTTCAAGTGGGTCATGTAATACGTACCAGATGTCTGTAATTATAAACAATACTATAAGCGCATTGAGTGCTCCTAATAGAATGGTGCCGAGTAGCTGTTCTCTATGAAGGCTCGTAGCTTTAATGTCAGATATAGGTTGTTCAGAGAGGGTAGTAGAAGCATCGCGATCTATAGAAGTAATGATATCTAGCTCTGCTTTTGAGGTTAGATTTAGAATTAAATAATATCCCATAGCTGCAGTAAGTATCCAATTAAAATTTACGAAATCAAGATTAATAGCCGCAATCCATTCACCCAGAATAGGATTTGCTTTACCATAGAGCGTAGCAAAAACCACCACCAGCGTAGTAACAACAGCTATGGTAAGGATGATAAATTTATAATTGTGATTACTTTTTCCCTTAGGGATGTCTTTATTTGGATTCATCATACTATGTAAAGCACCTAGTAAGGATTGATATAGTCCGTTGAGCCACTGTATATATACTGCGTTTTTAATTCCCGAGATACTACCTGCAAATACAATAAAAGCCAAAATGCAAGTGGTGATCGCTAGCAAACTATTTACTGTAAATACAAATACGGCACTCAATAGATAGAGCCCTGCGGCAAGGAGAAATGATTTGTTGAACTTGGTTTCCGAACGAATGATAAGAACCGCTACTACAGTAATTATTGCAAATAATAGCATGTTGAGGCCAAGGCTTTGACCGTAGAATAGAAGACTAAAAAGGATAGCGCCTAGACATCTTATTATTGAAGTTTTCATAAAGGTTTGATTTTTAAGGTATGTTGTAAATCTGTGAGCGGTAGTGTGAGTAACTGTAAGTAATTGAGATTGTAAAAGCGATGAGCAGTCTTTCCTTTTTGAAAGGCTTTTATAAAGGACTTATAATGATCTATAAATAATGTTGAACCTATGATGAGTGCAATAAAGAGGTATAGAGATCTCTTTGCATTACCAAGTAGTAACCACTGCATGGCGATTTCATCAGGGACAGAGTTATTTGTGTCAGTAAGTACGTGAAAGACGTCGTGATCTTCTAGTTGAGGTTCTGGTGTAAATTGATGTCTTAATAAAAAACATCCTAAATGGTACCCTAACGTCTGTGGCCTATATGCTAGTAATTCTCTTACAGAAATATTCCAAGCAGCTTCTTTTTTAAAAAGCAATCTATACGGGATTTTACTCCATTCATATAAGCGTTCTAGTAATAAATAGCGAAGTGTTTCCATAATTATAAAGTACTTTGTATTTCAAAGTAAAATGATAAAAAAATATAGTTAGTTGTTGCCTAGTAATTTTTCAAGCGCTTCAATGTGTTTTTTAAATGCATTTTTACCTGCGGTCGTAACACTATAACTCGTGTTAGGCTTGCGGCCTATAAATGATTTTTGGACCACGATATACGCCTCTTTTTCTAATGCTTTTGCGTGACTAGCAAGGTTACCATCTGTAGCTCCTAAAAGCTCTTTTAGTTCTTTAAAATCTGCCTTTTCATTCACCATAAGCACGCTCATAATCCCTAGGCGGATACGATGATCAAAAGCTTTGTTTATGTTGTTTATGATGGACATTCTTGATTTTTTGAAAAGGCTATTTATTGTGATGTGTAGTTTACGCTTTCGCGAAAATACTAGTGACTTCTATCATATTTATTATACATGATTACTCCATAGATGATATGAAATACTCCAAAGCCTAATGCCCAAAAATACAATCCGTATCCTATAAATTGAGTAGCAATAAGGCCAATAATAATATTTGCAAGTCCTAGGTATTTGATATCTCCTAGTGTGTATTTACTTGCGTTTACTAAGGCAAGCCCGTAAAATATAAGTGTTGCTGGAGCAATAAGACCTATTATACCATATTGTATAAGTACGATAGAGAAGACTCCTCCCGTAACTAATGGAATGGCAAAATTTGCAATAAGTCGTTTTGACGAAGTGTCCCAAATGGACTCTTTGTTTCTAGCTGCTTTCTTGTAAGTTAAAATAATACCAGTTCCTATAGCAAGAAGTAGTGTGACTAGAAATAGTATAATTAAGTTTCCTGCAAGCTCTGCTGTTGCAAAAATTCTTAAAATGAGATTTAAAAAATCTTCTCTACTTGAAGCAAATAATTGAATATGCCCTTGAATTAAATAATGTGCAACAACGGCAGCTATAAGAGCATACACTCCAGCAAGTATACCAGATAATCCACTTAATGACATAAAACGTGAAGATTTGCTCATCATCGTTTTGATGCTTGCAATGTCTTCTAGATATTTTGATGACTCCATAATAAAGTACTTTGAAATTCAAAGTTAACTTTAATTTTGAATTTATGCAAACATTATAAATTATTTTTCCCTAGGTGCTTGTAAGATATGTGCTTAGTGGTAATCTAGGTAGGTGATGGGTGAGCGTAGGCTCTTGAATAGAGGTTATTATAAGTTATGCTTAAATAGATAAGAATATACATTAAGAAACAACTGCATGACTCCATAGCCCCGATTGCAATGAAAATCCCGCAATGGAGCGCTAGCGCAATGAGGAATTGTAATGTAAAGCGGGTAACAACGCTCAAAGTATACAATATCCTTCTGCTCAAAAAAGAAAGGATGAATGTAAAATAGGGTAGAGAATTCTTAGAAAACCGTATCCTGTGTCTCGTCTGTAAAGTATTCTAGAAATTTCATGCCACGGTAGGAGTTACCATGTTTATTAAGTTTAGGGCTCCACACGGCAATGGAGAAGGAATTAGGTAAAATCGCAACCATGCCGCCACCCACGCCACTTTTACCAGGAAGACCCACACGGAAGGCAAACTCACCAGCCTCATCATAAAACCCGCAGGTTTGCATAATGGCGTTTATACGTTTTGCCTGAGCAGGTTTTACCACCTTCATGTCTGTTTGAATCTGCTTGCCTTTATTTGCCAGAAACCCAAAAGTAAAAGCTAGTTGCTCACACGTCATCTCTATAGAGCAAAGATGAAAGTATAGGTCTGTAACTTGATTGCATGTGTTTTTAATATTGTCAAATGACTTTATGAAATTTGCTAGCGCATAATTACGATAGCCCGTAGCTTGTTCTGATGTTGCGATAGCAGTGGAGTAGGTAAGATCTTTAATGCCAGAAACCTCTCTCACATAATCCAGCAGCGCCGCTTTAGGATCATCAAACAGGTCACAAATAATATCGCACATCACAATCGCACCAGCATTGATGAGCGGATTTCTAGGGATTCCGTTCTCACTCTCCAGTTGTACTAGCGAGTTAAAGGCAGTTCCAGAAGGTTCAAAATCCATGCGATCCCAGAGCTTATCGCCTATTTTTGATAGCACCAGGCTCAGGGATAATACCTTAGCAATACTTTGTATAGAAAACTTTACCGTGGCATCACCACAAGTAAACTGTTCTCCGTTTTTTGTAATGAGACAAACGCCAAATTGATCAGGATTCACTGTCGATAGCTCAGGTATATAGCTGGCAACGGCCCCTTTATTTTCCATTTTCAACACCTTTTGATAAGTGCTGTCTAGTATGTTTTGGCAATCTATCATGCGCTAGTTATTCTGTAGCGTTAGTGTTTCAACAAGTCGAACGCCTGTTGCTGTTTTTTCAAATAGAAACGATGTACTTCCTCCTTGATAAAATGTAGGATACTTTGCGGTACGTTTACGCTTTCGCGAAAGCATTTCTATCACAAACATATCATTCTCGGTCTCTGAGACATAAAGCTGGTAGCGAGATCTTCTCTTTTCTCGCACTTTTTTGAAAGCTGGAATCTCAATAGGCTGATATAAATCACCATAAAAATTCTCAAAATCCTTGTCTGCAAAACGTGTGTCCATACCATCTAGCCAGAAGGCATAAGCTTGGTTTGTAAAACTCACTGTTTGCTTAGAAGCTGCAATTGTAGTGGCTCCCGTTTGTTTAAACTCTGGAGTCTTTTTAATTAATGCTACTGCTTTTTGATATATCTCTGTAGTTTCTTGCGCTTGTAGTCCTAAGCTCAAACACAAAATGGTGATGAATATTGATAGTCTCATTATAGTACTTTTCCTTTTATTTTTTTCCAAACATTGAGTAGTAATCCTCCAGATACAACGCAAATGCTCAATCCAATAAGTGCATTAGTTATTTGCCCATAAATAAAATAGCCTGTGGTAAATAACGTTCCATAAATTAATACACATCCTAGCAACATTGCGACGATACCCATAGGGACATTCCACTTTTCTGTAGTTTTTATGATGTTTACTTGTTCTTGGTCTGCTTGGAGTATAATTTTCTTCCATCCTGGGCCTCCAGGTTGTGTTTTTTTATAGAACGCATAAAGTGTTTCTTTAGTTTCTGGTTGTGTGAGATAAGTGACAACAACCCAAATAAGCGTCGAGCTAAATACCACAAAAGGGAACTTGGCATATGCTGGTAACATCCCGTTAGCTCCAAAGAGTGTTTCACCAAATGGGGTAAATTCTATGAGAATAGAAATGATACCAGAGGCAAGCATGGCGCTTATCTCTGTCCACGCGTTAATGCGCCACCAGAACCATCTCAAAATAAAAATGAGTCCTGTACCTGCGCCAAACATTAGTATGATATTGAAGAGTTGTAGTGCATTTGTAAGTGCCAGGGCAATGAGTGCGCTTATCACCATTAGAATTACCGTGGTGATACGACCTACAGCAACGAGCTCTTTTTCTGTTGCATCTGGTTTAATTTGTTGTGCATACACATCATTAACCACGTAAGATGCTCCCCAGTTGAGGTGCGTACTTATGGTACTCATATATGCGGCAGAGAGTGATGCGAGCACGAGACCTAACAAACCGCTAGGTAGCATCGTGAGCATTGCAGAGTAAGCAAGATCTTGGCCTAGTTTATCTTCTGATATATTTGGGAAAGCCTCCTGTATACTTGCGAGGTCTGGGAAGATTATAAGAGAAGCAAGTGCAACTAGAATCCACGGCCATGGACGTAATGCGTAGTGCATGATATTATAGAAAAAGGTTGCTCCTATGGCGTGGTTTTCATCCTTGGCGGCAAGCATACGTTGCGCCACATATCCACCACCGCCAGGCTCAGAACCTGGATACCAAGAACTCCACCATTGTACCGCTAGCGGAATAATGAGCAACGTGATAAGCATTTCTGTATTATTAAAATCTGGAAGGAGATTGATTTTATCTTTTACATTCTCATGAGAAATCAATGCTTCTAGACCGCCTATTTCTGGCATACCTACGATGTAATATGCAGCTCCAAAAGCTCCTGCCATTGCCACGAAGAATAATATAAAATCTGTGTAAACCACTCCTTTAAATCCGCCTATGGCACTAAAAACAACGGTGATTACTCCAGCTACAACTACTGTTGTAACAGGATCTAGCCCAAGCATGACTTCGCCTATTTTTATTGCGGCAAGTGTCACGCCAGCCATAGCAAGTACGTTAAATACAATACCAAGATAGATAGCTCTGAATCCTCTTAAAAAACGAGCAGGAGCACCACCGTAGCGAAGCTCGTAAAACTCAATATCTGTTTTTACCTCAGACTTACGCCATAACTTTGCATACACAAATACTGTAAGTAATCCAGTAACGAGGAATGCCCACCACACCCAGTTACCTGATACACCGTTAGTACGCACAATATCTGTTACCAGATTAGGAGTATCTGTGGAAAAAGTAGTCGCCACCATAGAAAGCCCCAAAAGCCACCACGGCATATTACGACCCGATAGAAAGTATTGTGTGGTATTTTTTCCTGCGCTTTTGCCTACGTAAAAACCTACGCCTAAAATGATTACAAAAAGAGCAATGATAATGGCAATGTCTAAGCCAGATAAGTCAATCATAAAGAATCAGGTGTTTTGTCTTAAATTGAAGTGAGATTACTAGGCGAAAGATAAGCATTCATCACAATAGTTTTTTTGAATGGGTGCAATCAATGTCACATCACAATGTCATTTTATCAAGATGGTAATGTCGTAGGAGTTGTTTTGCTTTTGCGAAAGCGTAAAAAGTTATAGATTACAGAGATAAAACAAAACAATGAACCCGGCCGAAGAATACATCCTCGCTAAGCCAGAGCCTTGGCGTTCTATGCTTATGGAGTTGCAAGCAGTGATTAAGCGTACCGTTCCTGAAGTAGAGGAGGGTTATAAATGGCATTTACCATTTTATAGCTTAAAGGGTAAAATGTTCTGCTTTTTAAATTTCAGAAAAACATTTGTAGATGTCGTTTTTCCTAAGGGGATACTTGTACAGGGATTGATGATGTTTTAATAGCTGGAGAAGGCCGCAAGCAATTGCGCTCGCTTAGATATCATTCACAAGAGGAGATTGATGCGCGTAAGCTAGAGGAAGTACTTAAAGCAATGGCTAGATTAACGTAACCTATGTTAGTACCTTATTAGGGTCTAAATAGCCCATTTTTAAGGGCATAAATCACTAAGCCTGTCCTGTTTTTTAAGTTGAGTTTTGAGAATACGCTATCACGATAGCCTTGCACAGTTTTTGGACTCAAAAACATAACATCTGCAATCTCATTATAAGTCATCTCTGTACAGGCATGTTTTATAAATTCAACCTCTCGATCTCGCAATGCATCTTTGTTGTTGCCATTTAGGCTTTTTACAAGTAGTTGGCTCACCGTATTGGTGTGATAATAACCATTTAATGCAAGTTCGTTCAGAGCATTTTCAAGTGTCTTTTTTTCTGTATCCTTAAGTAAATACCCTTTTGCACCTGCGCGTATCATTTGTAAGATAGTGTGGTCATCCTCTTCTACAGAGAGTGCTAGTATGAGAATCGTAGGGTAGAGCTCTTTTACTTGTGCGGTAGCTTCTATACCATCCATAATAGGCATGTTTACATCCATCAAGATGATGTCTGGGCGCTTATTTTCAAAACGAAGATTATCTAGAAGTTCTTGACCATTTTTACAAGTGTAGAGTACTTCAAAATTATCAAAAGAATTTACAAGTCCGCTTATAGCTTGGCTTAATAAGGTATGATCATCTACAATAACGATAGTTTTCATGGTTGTTTTGGTTTGTATGTAAGTGATAGTGTTGTGCCCTCGCCTACGTTTGATTTGTAGTCTACAAGAGCTCCTATTAGATTTGCTCTTGTCTCGATGTTAGTAAGCCCGATGCCGTTTTTTGCTCTTGCTTCTTTATAATTAAAGCCTACGCCATTATCTTTTATAGTAACATTAAGTGTGTCCATTTTATAGTTTAGGTACACATCAATGTTGGTTGCTTTGGAGTGTTTTATTGTGTTTGTAAAAAACTCTTGTAAGATTCTAAAGATGATGGTCTCTATCTTTTTATCTATAGTAATAGGGCTTCCTGTAATTTTGAGAGATGGTTTTAGATACGCCATTCTGTTAAAGCGTTCTAGCTCTAGGTTTAAAGCTTCCGGTAGCGACATATTTTTGAGAGCCTCTGGATTTATGAGCTTAGAGAGCGCTCTTATTTCTGTAAGTCCTTTGCCTATAGTAGCTGCTGCCTCGTCAAGATCTTGCTGGCTGCCACCACAATTTTGGGTTTGGATTTTGGCAAGGGTAAGTAATTGGCCTATGTTATCATGGAGCTCCCAACTTATATTGCGTAGCGTTTCTTCTCGTATTTCTATCTGCGTCTCTGCGATTTCTTTTTCAAACTTTTTCTTTGTGTGCTCTTGTTCTAAGAGTAAGGTGTTCTTACGTTTCATAAATACAGAGAAGAGCACCACTACAACAACGAGGAGCAATAGTAATATGGTAATAGCCACAAGGACTATAAACAGAGTGCCATTATCTTGATTTTGGATAAGAAGCATAGATTGGATTGGAGTAATTATAGTGAATGTTGAAGGTACTTATTTTGATATTGATTACCCATAGGGCATTTACCCCAAAGTCAATGTGTAATGGTTTTAGAAATACGCTTTCGCGAAAGCGTACTATAAACAACTACATTTCGTAAGCACTTACTTTCTTAGGGTCTGTCCATATAAACCCAAACACTAAAATGATATTAGTTACTACAAGAGAAAATGTCTGGATTGCTCGTAAGGTGTTTAATAATTCTTTTGAATACTGAAAATCCATCTGGCCTACCATAAATGGAGCTAATGGTATAAAGGTGATACCAAATAATAAGTATCCAGCAAAAATAAAAAGTTCGAGTTGGTTTTTAAGTCTAAGCGGAGCATCGCTCTTAAGACGGTCTATGGCATAATACATAAGTAAAACGACCAATAAGATCATGGCAATATTATAGATAATACTCATGTAGTGTGTGACCACATGCACTGTAAAGGCTCTAATAATAATCGCTATAATCATCACTGTAGATAACCACTTTACGATACGTTTTCTAGTCGTGTTTTCTATATGATCATATACCATTTTATAAAACAAAATGTAAAACAAGAATGCATAAAGATTATATGCCCAGTGATTATTGTGGTAATAGTGTGAGTATATTTTAGCCATACTTTCTGTAATGACCGCCACCCAAAGAATATACAGTATGGTTTTTATAGGGAGGTGTTTATACTTAGAAAAGTAGATAGTTGCCACAAGTGCCACTATAATTTCTGAGATATACATTAGAGTACTCAAGTAGGGGTTTCTTTAAGTTAGTGTCGAAAGGTAATAAATTATAAGGACGGAATTTGTAAGATTTTTACTCGTGGTGCGCTGTGTTACGCTTTCGCGAAAGCGTACTCAACACTAAAATTTCATATCAAAATAAGAAAAAACTGTATTTACGGCAATCTTGGCTTATTGTCAAAACGATAATACAGCGCAATGGCACAAAACAAAGTCGCTACTAAAAACAGTAGAAACAAAATGGTCACGCAGACCAGCCATATGACAAGAACTTCCTCCTTAATCATAAGGTGCGCCTTATTGAAGTTGCTGAATGTACTCCTCTATAAAAACCAAATGCAATCGTGCCATAACACGCAATTACTGCAATGAATTGAATAAGAAAAATCGCCTCATATAGAAAAACACTATCCGTAACAAGGAAGTATCGCGAAAACATTATAACGGGATATGAGATATGGAATATCAAAAAACCAATACTCACCCACAAAAAGATATCTCTGCTATATGCTCCAATTTTATTACTTCTTAATTGCTCTACTAAGTAAAGCGTAAGTGCTATAATGATTAATATGGTAGATAACGTAAATGAGTATACAGGCCAGTCTTTAAAAGGGTCTTGAGTAATCGCAGTAATGGTAAATGCAATAGCGCTTATTACGATTAATACATTTGCTATAGCGATGCGTATATGATGTGATAAATGCAATCTTGTTATTATCAATAAACCCAGGCAGACAATAACCTCATAAAAATTATAAAGTATCTCAAATCTATAGGGTGCCAGTAGTATGTGACAAGCAAACTCATTAATAGCGATATACCATAAAAGCGGTAGTATCCATTTTAATGGTGTTGCCTTGTATTTTTTATAATATACAGTGGCAGAGATTGCGGCAGCAAACTCAAATAATAGCACTATGTATATTAGGTAGTCCACAGGGTGTACAGTATGTTGTTTTAATTGTTAAAGTTTTATTTGTCCATTTCTATTTTATTTCCATAATAGAAGCCAAAGGCAATCGTGAGGTATGATAAAATGGCCACTGTAAATTGAATATAATTTAACGACCTGTGGATTTTATCTCCGTCACTTACAAACTCTCTTGCGAGTAAGATTACAGGGAATGAAATAAAAAATATTAGAAAACCGAGAGCAATCCATAGAAATAAATTTTTACTCATATTTAATACTTTGTCAGATTTTAATAACTCTATGAAATAGATTAATAATGAAATTAATACAGCAATTGTAAATATGGTGAAAGTAGTTTTCGAGAATTCTTTAAGCGGATTTGAAAAATAGATACTTATCAAAAAAGTGAGAAAACAAAAAGCAGAAAGTGCGAATACAATTTTCTTTCTCAATGAATCTGAAATTTGTGTGCTAATCAGATATACAAAACTTGCAGGTACTATAATGCGATATAAATTGTAAAGTAGGTATCCAGTTTCTGTTCTTGCAAATAAGTACTGACCTAATACCTCATTAATAGGTATGTACCACATTATAATTAGTAGCAATTTGAGTTTTGTGTTTTGATACTTGTAGAAGTATATAGAAGCAAACATTGCCGCAATAAACTCAGATGCAATACCTGCTATTTTGAATTTTTCATACATTTAAAACGACTTAGTTTTATTGAAAATCATCTGGATCATTTTTTGGTGGTGGATTCCAAGGGAAACTATTTCCTGCTAAACTCTGTACGCCATTCTGTATAGGCATTGTTAAGTCTGCTCTATTAGATTTCTCAGATGGAATTTTGATAAGTTTTCCTACAGGTACAGCTGTACTTTTATTACCATCTGTTTTAATTGCAAAAGCGACATCATCTCTTATGTCTCCTTTCTGTCCTGCCTCCATTATTGGGTTTAAAAAAACGGTCGCTCTATTGTCATTTTTACCTTTTTCATATTGAGAAAAATAAATACGTAGGCCCGAGATATCTGTTTTTGTGGATTTAGCTTGCTGCTCAATAAAAGCCAGATATGCCTTAAGATCTTTATAGTCCATAGATAATGCGCGCGTTGCCTGTACATAGCGATCATCTTCTGGTTTAATAGAGTCACCATCTTTATCAATGTTTACTGATTTTTCTATAAGTGGTACTCTTTGATTCCCAAACCTGTGGTACATATCTTCAGCTTCTTGCAAGGAAATTATGGTGCCAGGAGCAGCCAAAGGTTCTTCATCGTGATCATCGGTATGAGGCGTGCCCTTGGTGTCACCACCGCAGCTTATTGTTAAGAATCCACCCAATAAAAGGATGGATAGAAATTTACATGTTTTCATTTGTAGTAGGGTTTTTGGTTAGTATTAATGTAAATAAAACGTTAACCAAGCTAGGGAAATACAAGTATACTATGCCTACTACTCATGAGGTAGGGGTAAATGTCCCTTTATGGGAAGTGAGCTAGGGCAAGTGTTGTTAGAGCTTGACCAAGAAACTAATCTACTTCTCTTCTAAGTCAGCTGCCTTTTTAGAATAGATAAAGCCAAAGGAGAAGATGGTGTACATTAAAAAAACTATGAACCCCATTATGTATGAAAGTTTAATACTCATCTCAATATTATTTATATACATATTTCTTGCTAATAATATTACGGGCGTTGATATTAAAAACAAGGTAAAACCTAATAAAAAATATGTAAACAATTCCCGAAAGGGGTTGTGTAAGCTATTTGTCTTAAAGAGTCCTATTATATAAAGAAATAAACTTATTAGAGCTATTAGATAGCCCGTAGTTTTAGAGACAAAAAGAACTTCCTTGAAGCCTTTAAATATTAGTTCTGCAAGAAAAATTAATAGCGCTATACTAGAAAGTATGAGAGTTGTATTCTTGAATTTTTTAATCTTAATGTATTTGTAACTCATCCATAACACAAAAAATGTAGTGATGAATCCATAGAGGTTAGTGAGTTGAAATCTTATAATACCTTCTCTAAGTAAGAAATATGCTGCAGCTTCGTGCAATACTACATACCATAAGTACACACAAAAATATTTGAGAGGTGTTGATTTATATTTCCAAAGAGTAAATAATGAACACAATGCCGCTACTAGCTCTATTGTATGAATCAATATGCGTATCGTGTTCATTATTTTAATACATTTTTATTAATGATAATCGTTAGGATCATTTTGTCTCGGCGGTGGTGGATATTCCCAGTCATCACCTGCCAAACTCTGTATGACTCCATTACTTAACTTACTATCAGAAGGCTTTGGTATTTTACCATCTATCACATCTCCTACCGTGATTGCTTCTTTATTGCCGTTTACATCTGTATGAATTGCATAAGAAATATCTCCATCAATTCCTTTAAATGAAGCTACTGGATTCAGAAAAACAGTTTCTCTGCCAGGTTTCCCTTTTGCAGGTTTTGTAGCGCCAAAATAGATACGAAGTCCTTTTGGAGTTACACCAGCTTCTTTGGATTCTTTCTCAATAAAAGCCATATATGCTTTCATCTTTTCATAATCTGCAGTCACAAATCTTGTCGCTTCATAAGGCTTGTCAAGATCTTCATACAGTTTATTTACTCCACCCTCTATAAAAGGTGCTCTGTTTTGTCCATAAGTTCTGTAAAGGCTATCTGCCTCTTCAACAGAGATAATGTTATCCGGTACGTCTTCCATTGTTTAATTTGGTTGGTGCATTCTTTTCTAACAGTCTTAAGCCTGTGTTTCACAATCTAATGTCAAGCAATATTTAAAAAGAGAGAACACGCGTTAATAATTT
The genomic region above belongs to Dokdonia sp. Dokd-P16 and contains:
- a CDS encoding response regulator transcription factor → MKTIVIVDDHTLLSQAISGLVNSFDNFEVLYTCKNGQELLDNLRFENKRPDIILMDVNMPIMDGIEATAQVKELYPTILILALSVEEDDHTILQMIRAGAKGYLLKDTEKKTLENALNELALNGYYHTNTVSQLLVKSLNGNNKDALRDREVEFIKHACTEMTYNEIADVMFLSPKTVQGYRDSVFSKLNLKNRTGLVIYALKNGLFRP
- a CDS encoding sensor histidine kinase is translated as MLLIQNQDNGTLFIVLVAITILLLLLVVVVVLFSVFMKRKNTLLLEQEHTKKKFEKEIAETQIEIREETLRNISWELHDNIGQLLTLAKIQTQNCGGSQQDLDEAAATIGKGLTEIRALSKLINPEALKNMSLPEALNLELERFNRMAYLKPSLKITGSPITIDKKIETIIFRILQEFFTNTIKHSKATNIDVYLNYKMDTLNVTIKDNGVGFNYKEARAKNGIGLTNIETRANLIGALVDYKSNVGEGTTLSLTYKPKQP